CGAGCCGTGCCAGCGCATCAACGGCGCGAGCGGTGGCGGTGGCGTCGTCGCCGCCCTCGAGCAGGACGGGCAGGGCCACGTTCTCAACCACGTTGAGCGGTGGGATCAAGCTCGGGCCCTGAAAGATGATGCCGACCGGCCCGGGCCGGATCGACGTCCGCGCTCCCAGCGCCGGCCACGTGATCTCGCCCGTCGTGGGTGGCTCCAGCGCCGCCATCAGGTGCAGCAGCGTCGACTTGCCGGAGCCCGACGGTCCGACCAAAGCGATCCGATCGCCGGCCGATATCTCGCAGGTGGCGCCGTGCAGCGCGACGACCGCGGACCGGCCGGCGCCGTAGCTCCGGCCCAGGCCGACGCAGCGCACCAGGGGAGCGTCGATCACGCGACCGCCCGGCCGTCGTCGAGCATCAGGGCGCGGTCAGCGAGCGCGCCCACCTGGGGGTTGTGCGTGACGACCACCACGGCTGCTCCGTGCTGCGTCGCCTCGCGTAGCAGCCACGCGACGCGTTCCGCGCTCGCGGAGTCGAGCTCTCCGGTCGGCTCGTCGGCGAGCACGACGGCCGGGTCGTTGGCGAGCGCGACGGCGAGCCCGGCGCGGGCGGTCTCTCCGCCCGACAGCTCGGACGGGTAGGCCGTCGCCCGTGACGCGATGCCGAGACGATCGAGCAGTTCGCGGCGCCGCGCGTGGTCGACGCGGCCGGCCACCCGCTGGGCCAGCGAGATATTGGCCGAGATGTTG
Above is a window of Acidimicrobiia bacterium DNA encoding:
- a CDS encoding ABC transporter ATP-binding protein, whose translation is MSAALVATDLYRFYHAGDDETLALRGVSLSVEDGELVAVVGPSGSGKSTLLACLAGLDEPDGGSVYVEDVRLSRRPEAERTKLRARRIGMLFQSANLIEHLNISANISLAQRVAGRVDHARRRELLDRLGIASRATAYPSELSGGETARAGLAVALANDPAVVLADEPTGELDSASAERVAWLLREATQHGAAVVVVTHNPQVGALADRALMLDDGRAVA
- a CDS encoding ATP-binding cassette domain-containing protein; the encoded protein is MRCVGLGRSYGAGRSAVVALHGATCEISAGDRIALVGPSGSGKSTLLHLMAALEPPTTGEITWPALGARTSIRPGPVGIIFQGPSLIPPLNVVENVALPVLLEGGDDATATARAVDALARLGLAELAAKLPEELSGGQAQRVAVARVLAATPRLILADEPTGQLDHATASDVVDVLLDAATEAGAALLVSTHDPRIAVRLPHRWDITNGRLQVVTKPAPPSPGRSPCSR